One window of the Oncorhynchus clarkii lewisi isolate Uvic-CL-2024 chromosome 19, UVic_Ocla_1.0, whole genome shotgun sequence genome contains the following:
- the LOC139374794 gene encoding uncharacterized protein isoform X2, which produces MEVLANAAVAEICKLVDDDYAVFRLEITQSQKENRALRRKLLELKVARERAERTMRERVLATRPSIKILDRYRGIARGEGHLTGGHRNFVKPSGPNTLRDDQPITVDEGNGASTQHIIVIESAEAAGPGVKQERSEGEEDTLHIRDIQTGLAGAPPVATDEPDTTPAQPKTRRSVTEVSGTLNAVLKSETDTETLTVTHRLLHTGSDQMSDPERLGLGRLGCTLAPASEYLLYGNPSPRTVHSHPDSGGASETGNDPSCSYTSETLGLEAQTDLSRRDWNRCSRSVYSEGCLYKAGEGMAVDEVTVKVEGDIPPTWNADSLLGDGHSQGRYFLDYRESLETNPNVATHYPSHTLRDRDPLSTSMGPSDSHGSVLFDQVLNSNDRTRAQDQRGEATSSNSKDKRFLCMFCNKGFSCPQKVEIHQRVHTGEKPYSCTQCHMRFTQAGNLKRHQRVHTGEKPYGCTQCHMRFAQAGHLKMHLKVHTGERPFTCTHCGKRFSERSYLRIHQQKKHSTL; this is translated from the exons atggaggtgttagcgaatgcagccgtggccgagatctgtaaactcgtagacgacgactatgcagtgtttcgtttggaaataactcaaagccagaaagaaaacagggcaTTGCGGAGGAAACTACTGGAACTGAAGGTGGCACGGGAGCGCGCAGAGAGGACAATGCGAGAGCGCGTCCTCGCCACTCGGCCAAGTATCAAGATCCTTGACAGATACAGAGGAATAGCAAGAG gtgaaggacatctcactggaggccacaggAACTTTGTGAAGCCATCGGGACCCAATACATTgagagatgaccaaccaatcactgttgatgaggggaATGGAGCCTCAACCCAGCACATTATCGTGATCGAG TCTGCAGAGGCTGCAGGTCCTGGGGTCAAGCAGGAGaggtctgaaggagaggaggacacaCTGCACATTAGGGACATCCAGACTGGATTGGCTGGAGCTCCCCCTGTAGCCACGGATGAACCCGACACCACCCCAGCGCAGCCCAAGACCCGACGCAGTGTGacggaggtcagtggaacgctgaacgccgtcctcaagtcagagacagacacagagactttAACTGTAACACATAGGCTTTTACACACAGGATCTGACCAAATGTCGGACCCAGAgagactggggctggggagaCTGGGCTGCACTCTTGCTCCCGCCTCAGAGTATTTACTTTATGGAAACCCGAGCCCGAGGACGGTTCATTCCCATCCGGACTCAGGTGGCGCGTCAGAGACTGGTAATGATCCGTCTTGTTCTTACACTTCAGAGACGTTGGGTTTAGAGGCACAGACTGATCTGTCTAGACGGGACTGGAACCGGTGCAGTAGAAGTGTATACTCTGAAGGGTGCCTATATAAAGCAGGGGAGGGTATGGCCGTAGATGAAGtgactgtgaaagtggagggCGACATTCCTCCCACATGGAATGCAGATAGTCTCCTAGGAGATGGACACTCACAGGGCAGATATTTCTTAGATTACAGGGAAAGCTTGGAGACAAATCCAAATGTCGCTACCCACTACCCTTCACACACGCTCAGGGATCGCGACCCTTTGTCCACGTCGATGGGGCCTTCTGATTCACATGGCAGCGTCCTCTTCGatcaggtattgaactcaaaCGACAGGACTAGAGCCCAGGATCAGAGAGGGGAAGCTACATCAAGCAATAGTAAAGATaaacggttcctctgcatgttctgtaacaaaggcttcagctgcccccagaaggtggagatccaccagagggtacacacgggggagaaaccctacagctgtacccagtgtcacatgcgcttcACCCAGGCTGgcaacctgaagaggcaccagagggtccacactgGGGAGAAACCCTATGGCTGTACCCAGTGCCACATGCGCTTCGCCCAGGCCGGTCACTtgaagatgcacctgaaggtccacacgggAGAGCGGCCGTTCACCTGTACACACTGCGGGAAGAGGTTTtcagagaggagctacctcaggatacaccagcagaaaaaacACTCCACTCTATAA
- the LOC139374794 gene encoding uncharacterized protein isoform X1 has translation MANCMVFHTQIASIMEVLANAAVAEICKLVDDDYAVFRLEITQSQKENRALRRKLLELKVARERAERTMRERVLATRPSIKILDRYRGIARGEGHLTGGHRNFVKPSGPNTLRDDQPITVDEGNGASTQHIIVIESAEAAGPGVKQERSEGEEDTLHIRDIQTGLAGAPPVATDEPDTTPAQPKTRRSVTEVSGTLNAVLKSETDTETLTVTHRLLHTGSDQMSDPERLGLGRLGCTLAPASEYLLYGNPSPRTVHSHPDSGGASETGNDPSCSYTSETLGLEAQTDLSRRDWNRCSRSVYSEGCLYKAGEGMAVDEVTVKVEGDIPPTWNADSLLGDGHSQGRYFLDYRESLETNPNVATHYPSHTLRDRDPLSTSMGPSDSHGSVLFDQVLNSNDRTRAQDQRGEATSSNSKDKRFLCMFCNKGFSCPQKVEIHQRVHTGEKPYSCTQCHMRFTQAGNLKRHQRVHTGEKPYGCTQCHMRFAQAGHLKMHLKVHTGERPFTCTHCGKRFSERSYLRIHQQKKHSTL, from the exons atggctaactgtatggtttttcacactcaaatagcctccatcatggaggtgttagcgaatgcagccgtggccgagatctgtaaactcgtagacgacgactatgcagtgtttcgtttggaaataactcaaagccagaaagaaaacagggcaTTGCGGAGGAAACTACTGGAACTGAAGGTGGCACGGGAGCGCGCAGAGAGGACAATGCGAGAGCGCGTCCTCGCCACTCGGCCAAGTATCAAGATCCTTGACAGATACAGAGGAATAGCAAGAG gtgaaggacatctcactggaggccacaggAACTTTGTGAAGCCATCGGGACCCAATACATTgagagatgaccaaccaatcactgttgatgaggggaATGGAGCCTCAACCCAGCACATTATCGTGATCGAG TCTGCAGAGGCTGCAGGTCCTGGGGTCAAGCAGGAGaggtctgaaggagaggaggacacaCTGCACATTAGGGACATCCAGACTGGATTGGCTGGAGCTCCCCCTGTAGCCACGGATGAACCCGACACCACCCCAGCGCAGCCCAAGACCCGACGCAGTGTGacggaggtcagtggaacgctgaacgccgtcctcaagtcagagacagacacagagactttAACTGTAACACATAGGCTTTTACACACAGGATCTGACCAAATGTCGGACCCAGAgagactggggctggggagaCTGGGCTGCACTCTTGCTCCCGCCTCAGAGTATTTACTTTATGGAAACCCGAGCCCGAGGACGGTTCATTCCCATCCGGACTCAGGTGGCGCGTCAGAGACTGGTAATGATCCGTCTTGTTCTTACACTTCAGAGACGTTGGGTTTAGAGGCACAGACTGATCTGTCTAGACGGGACTGGAACCGGTGCAGTAGAAGTGTATACTCTGAAGGGTGCCTATATAAAGCAGGGGAGGGTATGGCCGTAGATGAAGtgactgtgaaagtggagggCGACATTCCTCCCACATGGAATGCAGATAGTCTCCTAGGAGATGGACACTCACAGGGCAGATATTTCTTAGATTACAGGGAAAGCTTGGAGACAAATCCAAATGTCGCTACCCACTACCCTTCACACACGCTCAGGGATCGCGACCCTTTGTCCACGTCGATGGGGCCTTCTGATTCACATGGCAGCGTCCTCTTCGatcaggtattgaactcaaaCGACAGGACTAGAGCCCAGGATCAGAGAGGGGAAGCTACATCAAGCAATAGTAAAGATaaacggttcctctgcatgttctgtaacaaaggcttcagctgcccccagaaggtggagatccaccagagggtacacacgggggagaaaccctacagctgtacccagtgtcacatgcgcttcACCCAGGCTGgcaacctgaagaggcaccagagggtccacactgGGGAGAAACCCTATGGCTGTACCCAGTGCCACATGCGCTTCGCCCAGGCCGGTCACTtgaagatgcacctgaaggtccacacgggAGAGCGGCCGTTCACCTGTACACACTGCGGGAAGAGGTTTtcagagaggagctacctcaggatacaccagcagaaaaaacACTCCACTCTATAA